The Fulvivirga ligni genome window below encodes:
- a CDS encoding TRAP transporter substrate-binding protein, with amino-acid sequence MLLSGCGGGENVKSIKLGHGLDVTHPVHQAMEFMAKRVDEKSGGKLHIEIYPSQQLGTERECLELLQIGSLGMTKVSTGVLENFAPGMKVFGLPFLFRDRQHFYDVLDSDLGNSLLAEGEQYWLKGLAYYDAGSRSFYTIDKPIHKPEDLAGLKIRVQESATSIDMVKALGGSPTPVSWGELYTALQQGIVDGAENNPPSFYLSHHYEVCKYYSLDEHTYLPDVLIMSTIVWDKLTDQEKQWISEAVTESVGFQRELWQKAEKQALDSVKAHGVEVIYPEKNLFSDRVNDMYNTYGSEAKMKSLIQEIQNTK; translated from the coding sequence GTGTTACTTTCAGGATGTGGCGGTGGAGAAAATGTAAAGAGCATTAAGCTAGGACACGGTCTGGACGTAACGCATCCGGTGCATCAGGCTATGGAGTTTATGGCTAAGCGTGTAGATGAGAAGTCTGGTGGTAAATTACATATCGAAATTTATCCCAGTCAGCAGTTGGGTACCGAAAGAGAATGTCTGGAGCTCCTTCAAATAGGCAGTTTAGGTATGACCAAAGTAAGTACAGGAGTTCTGGAAAATTTTGCTCCAGGAATGAAAGTTTTTGGTTTGCCATTCCTTTTTAGAGATCGTCAGCACTTTTATGATGTATTAGATAGTGATCTTGGAAACAGCCTATTGGCCGAGGGCGAGCAATATTGGTTAAAAGGACTAGCCTATTATGATGCAGGAAGTCGTAGTTTTTATACCATTGATAAACCAATTCATAAGCCGGAAGATCTTGCTGGTTTAAAAATACGAGTACAGGAAAGTGCCACTTCTATTGACATGGTAAAGGCCCTTGGCGGATCGCCTACTCCAGTAAGCTGGGGAGAGCTATATACCGCTCTACAGCAGGGCATTGTGGATGGAGCTGAGAATAACCCACCTAGCTTTTATCTTTCCCATCATTACGAAGTATGTAAATATTACAGTCTGGATGAGCATACCTACCTACCAGATGTACTGATCATGAGCACCATTGTTTGGGATAAACTCACGGATCAGGAAAAGCAGTGGATTAGTGAAGCCGTGACGGAGTCTGTTGGTTTCCAGAGAGAACTGTGGCAGAAGGCTGAGAAACAGGCGCTTGATTCTGTGAAAGCGCATGGTGTGGAGGTGATTTACCCCGAGAAAAATCTATTTAGCGATAGGGTGAATGACATGTACAATACATACGGTTCAGAAGCTAAAATGAAGAGTTTAATTCAAGAGATTCAGAATACAAAATGA
- a CDS encoding LacI family DNA-binding transcriptional regulator — MKNKKGVTIYDIASELKVSPSTVSRALKDHYSISKEMIKEVKKLAQKRGYRPNSIAASLRSNKTNNIGVIISWINRPFISSLISGVEEEANKAGYNVIISQSHDSYENEVANARALYDSRISGLVVSLAMGTQNYDHFSQFIKNNIPVVFVDRVTDELNSDRVVIDNYAAGFNATKHLIEQGCKNIALVCGSQSRNIYRERESGYLAAMREHNMHINEDYIYHNDVLNAEEGFRIAEHLLSMDTPPDGIFTVNDTSAVSIIQYAKDKGIKIPDELAVIGFNNDPVSLIIDPQLSTVGHPAIEMGRLAAQQVLKQDKFKDVVKSETVMLRTELLVRASTLRKK, encoded by the coding sequence ATGAAAAACAAAAAGGGAGTAACCATTTATGATATCGCCAGTGAGCTAAAAGTTTCTCCATCTACGGTATCCCGTGCCTTGAAAGATCATTATAGCATTAGTAAAGAAATGATCAAAGAGGTAAAGAAGCTGGCTCAGAAAAGAGGCTACAGGCCTAATAGCATAGCTGCCAGTCTCAGAAGCAATAAGACTAACAATATTGGTGTAATTATTTCCTGGATCAATCGCCCTTTTATTTCTTCATTAATCAGTGGAGTAGAGGAGGAGGCTAATAAGGCGGGTTATAATGTTATCATCTCACAGAGCCATGACAGTTATGAAAATGAAGTGGCCAATGCCAGAGCACTCTATGACAGTAGAATTAGTGGTTTGGTAGTGTCGCTGGCCATGGGTACGCAGAACTATGATCACTTCAGTCAATTCATTAAGAATAATATTCCAGTAGTTTTTGTAGATCGGGTTACTGATGAGCTGAATTCAGACAGAGTGGTAATTGATAACTATGCTGCTGGTTTTAATGCTACAAAGCATTTGATAGAGCAAGGATGTAAGAATATAGCCCTGGTTTGTGGTTCACAATCAAGAAACATTTACAGAGAACGGGAAAGTGGTTATCTGGCCGCTATGCGCGAGCATAATATGCATATAAATGAAGATTATATCTATCATAATGATGTGCTAAATGCAGAGGAAGGCTTCCGTATTGCTGAACATCTTTTATCTATGGATACACCACCGGATGGAATCTTCACGGTAAATGATACTTCAGCGGTGAGTATTATTCAGTACGCTAAAGATAAAGGTATAAAGATACCTGATGAGCTCGCGGTTATAGGTTTTAATAATGATCCGGTATCGTTAATCATTGATCCTCAGCTTTCTACAGTGGGGCATCCTGCTATAGAGATGGGTAGGCTTGCGGCTCAGCAGGTTTTGAAGCAAGATAAGTTCAAAGACGTGGTTAAATCAGAAACGGTAATGCTACGCACAGAGCTTTTAGTGAGGGCATCTACCTTAAGAAAGAAATAG
- a CDS encoding TRAP transporter large permease has product MASEVIILVLSFLILLGIGLPVAWSIGISTLFTMLISIDSVPAVTTIAQRMATGLDSFALLAIPFFVLSGQIMNQGGIANRLIAFAKALVGSFPGGLAYVNIIGAMLFGAISGSAAAAASAIGGILGPRMEKEGYPREFGAAINITSATTGLVIPPSNILIVYSLASGGASITALFLAGYIPGIITGLVLMAVAAYWAKKKNYPTGDKSSLKDLAVKFFHALPSLFLLVVVIGGIVTGIFTATEASGVAVLYTFVLAMIYGEMDKKRFFDIFIKSIVTTSVVLLLIGTSMSMSWVMAYADIPQSFSQALLGLSDNKYVILLIINLILLFIGVFMDMTPAVLIFTPIFLPVVKNLGMDPIHFGIIMVLNLCIGLCTPPVGSVLFVGVGVAKTSIQKVIKPLLPLFIAMLIVLLLVTYIPGLSLWLPKAFDY; this is encoded by the coding sequence ATGGCCAGTGAAGTTATAATCCTCGTACTTAGTTTTTTAATCCTTTTAGGAATAGGCCTGCCAGTGGCTTGGAGTATTGGTATTTCTACCTTGTTCACCATGCTTATTTCTATTGATTCAGTGCCGGCAGTGACAACTATTGCACAAAGAATGGCTACCGGATTGGATAGTTTTGCCTTGCTGGCGATTCCCTTTTTTGTGCTCTCAGGGCAAATTATGAATCAGGGAGGTATAGCTAATCGACTCATTGCCTTTGCGAAAGCACTGGTGGGTTCTTTCCCTGGTGGCTTAGCCTATGTGAACATTATTGGAGCCATGTTATTTGGAGCTATTTCAGGCTCTGCTGCAGCGGCAGCCTCAGCTATTGGAGGTATTTTAGGCCCCAGAATGGAAAAAGAAGGCTATCCGAGAGAGTTTGGTGCCGCTATTAACATTACCAGTGCTACCACAGGTTTGGTAATACCACCATCAAACATCCTGATTGTTTACTCTCTGGCGAGTGGAGGGGCATCTATCACAGCCTTGTTCTTAGCAGGATATATTCCTGGAATTATCACTGGTTTAGTACTTATGGCCGTGGCGGCATATTGGGCTAAGAAGAAAAATTACCCTACTGGAGATAAGTCATCATTAAAGGATTTGGCGGTTAAGTTTTTCCATGCATTACCTAGTTTATTCCTTTTGGTAGTGGTTATAGGTGGTATTGTTACTGGTATTTTCACCGCTACTGAAGCTTCTGGCGTGGCAGTACTTTATACGTTCGTTTTAGCAATGATCTATGGTGAAATGGACAAGAAGAGATTCTTTGATATTTTCATCAAATCCATAGTTACTACCAGCGTGGTATTGTTGCTGATAGGTACTTCTATGAGTATGTCATGGGTTATGGCCTATGCAGATATACCCCAAAGTTTCAGCCAGGCTTTATTAGGGTTAAGCGATAACAAGTATGTTATCTTGCTTATAATCAACTTGATATTGCTGTTCATTGGTGTTTTTATGGATATGACGCCTGCGGTGTTAATCTTTACACCAATTTTCCTTCCTGTGGTAAAGAACCTGGGGATGGACCCGATTCATTTCGGGATTATCATGGTGCTCAATTTATGTATTGGGTTATGTACTCCACCGGTAGGGTCTGTGCTGTTTGTGGGGGTAGGTGTGGCTAAAACGTCTATTCAGAAAGTGATAAAACCACTTTTACCACTGTTCATAGCCATGTTAATTGTACTGTTATTAGTGACCTATATTCCTGGATTAAGTTTATGGTTACCTAAGGCGTTTGATTATTAA
- a CDS encoding SDR family oxidoreductase: MINFSIENKVAVITGGSGVLGSNIAKSFAQAGAKIVIIGRTEEKVNHIVHELKAASAEVIGITCDVLNVNSLKTAAEKIVATFKTIDILINAAGGNTNGATLQPDQNIFDIKLEHFDTAVQLNLQGTIYPSVIFGEIMAKNGSGSIINVSSMAAESAITRVPAYSVAKSGINSFTQWLACEMAHKYGDKVRVNAIAPGFFIGEQNRSLLLDEHGELTDRSKKIINKTPMGRFGEITELNGIVQFLCSEAASFITGTVIPVDGGFSAFSGV, encoded by the coding sequence ATGATCAATTTTAGTATAGAAAATAAAGTAGCGGTAATCACTGGTGGTTCCGGTGTGTTGGGGAGCAATATCGCTAAAAGTTTTGCTCAGGCAGGTGCAAAAATCGTTATTATCGGACGGACAGAGGAGAAAGTTAATCATATAGTACATGAGCTAAAAGCCGCTTCTGCTGAGGTGATAGGGATTACCTGTGATGTTCTAAATGTCAACTCGCTAAAAACGGCGGCAGAGAAAATTGTGGCCACTTTTAAAACCATAGATATTTTAATAAATGCTGCCGGAGGCAATACCAATGGCGCAACTCTTCAACCCGATCAAAACATATTTGACATAAAATTAGAGCATTTTGATACCGCCGTTCAATTGAATTTGCAAGGCACCATATATCCGTCAGTAATTTTTGGGGAAATAATGGCTAAGAATGGATCGGGCTCCATAATTAATGTTTCATCTATGGCTGCTGAATCAGCCATTACCAGAGTTCCAGCTTATTCTGTGGCTAAATCGGGCATCAACAGCTTTACCCAGTGGCTGGCTTGCGAAATGGCTCATAAATATGGAGACAAAGTACGAGTAAACGCCATAGCTCCTGGCTTTTTCATAGGTGAGCAGAACCGTAGCCTTCTCTTAGATGAGCATGGAGAGTTAACTGATCGTAGTAAAAAGATCATCAACAAAACACCTATGGGTCGCTTTGGGGAAATTACAGAGCTGAATGGAATAGTGCAGTTTCTGTGCTCCGAGGCAGCCAGCTTCATAACAGGCACTGTAATTCCTGTAGACGGAGGTTTCAGTGCCTTTAGTGGCGTTTGA
- a CDS encoding aldo/keto reductase: protein MNISDVQGTVTLHNGVQMPYLGLGVYKAKDGKEVINAIHSAFDCGYRAIDTAAMYKNEAGVGEAVNSHKLDRKDVFVTTKVWNSDQGYDKTIKAFESSLNELNLEYLDLYLIHWPVKGKYKETWKALETLYNDGKIKAIGVSNFLIDQLEDLMGSSDIVPMVNQFEFHPKLIQQDLINFCQKHQIQPQAWSPLMQGDLNHATLKEIGARHNKTAAQVILRWDLQKGMATIPKSTNPGRIKENSDIFDFELSEEDIQTIDQLNQNRRLGPNPANFNF, encoded by the coding sequence ATGAATATTTCTGACGTACAAGGAACGGTAACACTACATAACGGTGTACAAATGCCTTATTTAGGCTTAGGTGTATATAAAGCAAAAGATGGAAAAGAAGTAATTAATGCTATTCATTCTGCTTTTGACTGCGGCTATAGGGCCATTGATACAGCGGCTATGTACAAAAATGAGGCAGGTGTAGGTGAGGCAGTCAACTCACACAAGCTGGATCGTAAAGATGTATTCGTAACCACCAAAGTTTGGAATAGTGATCAGGGATATGATAAAACTATCAAGGCTTTTGAATCATCTCTCAATGAGCTGAATTTAGAATACCTGGATTTATACTTGATTCATTGGCCCGTAAAAGGCAAATACAAAGAAACCTGGAAGGCCCTTGAAACGCTTTACAATGACGGGAAAATTAAAGCCATTGGTGTAAGTAACTTCCTGATTGATCAACTTGAAGATCTGATGGGCTCTAGTGACATTGTACCGATGGTCAATCAATTTGAATTCCATCCCAAACTGATACAGCAAGATCTAATCAACTTTTGTCAGAAGCACCAAATACAGCCACAGGCCTGGAGCCCATTGATGCAAGGAGATCTTAACCATGCTACGCTGAAAGAAATTGGTGCCAGGCATAATAAAACTGCTGCTCAAGTTATTCTAAGATGGGATTTACAGAAAGGCATGGCTACCATACCCAAGAGCACTAATCCTGGACGAATAAAAGAAAATAGCGACATTTTCGATTTTGAACTTTCGGAAGAAGATATCCAGACCATTGATCAACTCAACCAAAACAGGCGGCTGGGACCGAACCCTGCCAACTTCAATTTCTAA
- a CDS encoding endo-1,4-beta-xylanase, which produces MQIKSSLISPVIILFVLLITSCSSPTSKVSGEIALDSTKGLKDYYQNYFPVGVAVYPSALKGEEAKLITSEFNGMTPENVMKMGPIHPKPDEYYWKDADQIAAFAKENNLKLRGHALCWHQQTPNWLFKDSLGNDVNKEELLARLKDHITTVVNRYKGTIYAWDVVNEAVADDSTMIYRDSKWHQICGKEFVAKAFEYAKAADPNAKLFYNDYNIVRPEKRERVYTFLKELIDNGVPIDGVGIQGHWSIFEPSENELKTAIEKYASLGLEVQITELDVSIYPWEKNVRERKPGESDEYTAELQKKQSKKYAMFFRVFREYKDTITGVTFWNISDKYSWLDTYPVPGRKNYPLLFDQNFNRKQAYWEVVDFNNNDNQ; this is translated from the coding sequence ATGCAGATCAAATCATCCCTCATAAGCCCTGTTATCATACTTTTTGTGCTTTTAATAACATCTTGTAGCTCCCCTACCTCCAAAGTGAGTGGAGAGATCGCTTTAGATTCTACAAAAGGGCTAAAAGACTACTATCAAAACTATTTCCCAGTGGGCGTAGCCGTATATCCATCTGCCTTAAAGGGAGAAGAAGCAAAGCTCATCACCTCAGAATTTAACGGTATGACTCCGGAAAATGTGATGAAGATGGGGCCTATCCATCCTAAACCTGATGAATATTACTGGAAAGACGCCGATCAAATTGCTGCATTTGCAAAAGAAAACAACCTTAAGCTGAGGGGGCATGCACTTTGCTGGCATCAGCAAACACCTAACTGGCTCTTTAAAGATAGCCTGGGTAATGATGTAAATAAAGAGGAGCTGCTAGCCAGATTGAAGGATCATATTACTACTGTAGTGAATAGATATAAAGGTACCATTTATGCCTGGGACGTAGTGAATGAAGCCGTGGCCGATGATTCCACCATGATTTATAGGGACTCTAAATGGCACCAGATCTGCGGTAAAGAGTTTGTGGCTAAAGCATTTGAATACGCCAAAGCCGCCGATCCTAATGCTAAACTGTTTTATAATGATTACAATATAGTAAGACCGGAAAAGCGTGAGAGAGTTTATACTTTCCTCAAGGAATTGATTGATAATGGAGTACCTATTGATGGTGTAGGTATTCAAGGTCACTGGTCAATTTTCGAGCCTTCGGAAAATGAACTAAAAACAGCCATTGAAAAATATGCATCTCTCGGACTTGAGGTACAAATCACAGAGCTTGACGTTTCCATTTATCCTTGGGAAAAGAACGTAAGGGAAAGAAAACCAGGTGAGTCTGATGAGTATACAGCTGAGCTACAGAAAAAACAATCTAAAAAGTATGCTATGTTTTTTCGTGTATTCAGGGAGTATAAAGACACAATTACCGGTGTCACTTTTTGGAACATCTCCGACAAATACAGCTGGCTAGATACCTATCCCGTGCCGGGAAGAAAAAATTATCCACTACTTTTTGATCAAAACTTTAATCGTAAACAAGCCTATTGGGAGGTTGTTGATTTCAATAATAATGATAATCAATAA
- a CDS encoding glycosyl hydrolase 115 family protein: MKRFLITYLLICLCISLKAQKNFDPEENYVSYNAVAGSFPLVAKNKATSFYLSPGEFEGVQEIAGWLQSDIQRVTNIKPEIFIDKKAPKSEQLVIIGTLGRNPLIDKLVKNGQLDVSGIDGKWEHFLIQKIKKPFKGVDEALIIAGSDKRGTIYGMMDLSEKIGVSPWYWWADVPVIHQQNIYITKNFTDAPKVKYRGIFINDEAPALSGWVQENFGDFNHEFYNHVFELILRMKGNYLWPAMWGRAIYDDDSLSARLANKLGVVIGTSHHEPLMRAHVEWSRYGKGPWDYSKNKQILQEFWREGMERMENNESIVTIAMRGDGDEPMSEDSNIQLLENIVKDQREIIEEVTGKPAKETPQLWALYKEVQDYYDKGMRVPDDVTLLLCDDNWGNIRKLPALSDSLRSGGYGIYYHFDYVGGPRNYKWLNTNQISRTWEQMNLAYNYNADKIWIVNVGDIKPMEYPISFFMDYAWDPTLSADKLPDYTINWTASQFGKEHEKAISDILEKYTKYNSRRKPELLSPETYNITNGEFETIVNEYQQLVEKTDSIQQLLSEPYQAAYFQLVSYPVKASANINELYYAAALNNLYAQQGRSATDSLANRVEELFNKDQKLADEYHQLLNGKWNHMMDQTHIGYTSWQEPRKNIIPNTQSVTLKQEAEMGIAIEGKKETYSQGSLALPAFSSINPLNKWYLDIFNLGNKPFQYTISTEQPWINISSSEGKIQHQQRIWISINWDQLKKSGSNNGSITISGTDQQVVVNIEALKIDVPTGVAYVEENGVISIEPKDYTKAINTEGISWTEIPNLGRTSSAVSAMPVTKTVEKPGQNSPHLEYDIYLLDKGELNVTAYLSPTLPYHNKGLRLAISIDDQAPQILNMHQGENGYTWGQSVSNNIRTVSTKLMVEKSGKHTLKYWLVDPGVVLQKLSMTRSESSETNYLGPTVTKNLK; this comes from the coding sequence ATGAAACGCTTCCTAATCACCTATCTTTTAATTTGTCTCTGTATTAGCCTAAAGGCTCAAAAAAACTTCGATCCAGAGGAAAATTACGTCAGTTATAATGCCGTGGCTGGCTCATTTCCTCTTGTGGCTAAAAATAAGGCCACCTCCTTCTATCTCAGCCCGGGTGAGTTTGAAGGTGTGCAGGAGATAGCTGGATGGTTACAATCTGATATTCAAAGGGTTACTAATATAAAGCCTGAGATTTTCATTGACAAAAAGGCACCTAAATCAGAGCAATTGGTGATTATTGGTACATTAGGAAGAAATCCATTGATTGACAAGCTGGTAAAAAACGGTCAATTGGATGTGAGCGGCATTGACGGAAAGTGGGAGCATTTTCTCATTCAAAAAATAAAAAAGCCATTTAAAGGAGTTGATGAGGCCTTGATTATTGCCGGTAGTGACAAAAGAGGTACTATTTATGGCATGATGGACCTCTCAGAAAAGATTGGAGTGTCTCCCTGGTATTGGTGGGCAGATGTGCCTGTAATCCATCAGCAGAATATTTATATCACTAAAAACTTTACTGATGCACCGAAGGTAAAATACCGAGGAATTTTCATCAATGATGAGGCTCCTGCCCTATCAGGCTGGGTGCAGGAAAACTTCGGCGATTTCAATCATGAGTTCTATAATCATGTTTTCGAACTCATACTTAGAATGAAAGGCAATTACCTTTGGCCAGCCATGTGGGGCCGTGCGATTTACGATGATGATAGCCTGAGTGCACGTTTAGCCAATAAACTAGGTGTAGTGATAGGCACCTCGCACCACGAACCTCTTATGCGAGCACATGTAGAATGGAGCAGATACGGAAAGGGACCGTGGGACTACAGCAAAAACAAACAGATCTTACAGGAATTTTGGCGAGAAGGCATGGAGCGAATGGAGAATAATGAAAGCATCGTAACCATTGCTATGCGGGGTGACGGTGATGAGCCCATGAGTGAGGATAGTAATATTCAGCTGCTGGAAAATATAGTAAAAGATCAGCGAGAAATCATTGAGGAAGTAACAGGAAAACCCGCCAAAGAAACTCCTCAACTTTGGGCACTTTACAAGGAAGTGCAGGATTATTATGACAAAGGTATGCGCGTACCAGATGATGTTACACTACTGCTTTGTGACGACAACTGGGGCAATATTCGCAAGCTACCCGCATTATCCGACAGCTTGCGTAGCGGCGGATATGGCATTTATTACCATTTCGATTATGTAGGTGGGCCAAGAAACTACAAGTGGCTGAATACTAATCAGATATCAAGAACATGGGAGCAAATGAATCTAGCCTACAACTACAATGCGGATAAAATATGGATCGTAAACGTGGGTGACATCAAGCCTATGGAATATCCCATTAGCTTTTTTATGGACTACGCCTGGGACCCTACTCTTTCAGCTGATAAACTGCCAGATTACACCATTAACTGGACTGCCTCTCAGTTTGGCAAAGAACACGAAAAAGCTATTAGTGACATACTGGAGAAGTACACCAAATACAATAGTAGACGAAAACCAGAACTACTCTCTCCGGAGACCTATAATATCACCAACGGTGAGTTTGAAACTATAGTAAATGAATATCAGCAGCTGGTAGAAAAAACTGATAGCATTCAACAGCTGCTATCCGAACCTTATCAAGCAGCTTACTTTCAATTGGTGTCTTACCCTGTGAAGGCAAGTGCCAATATCAATGAACTTTACTATGCCGCAGCACTCAATAATCTGTACGCTCAGCAGGGCCGGTCTGCTACTGACTCTTTGGCTAATAGAGTCGAAGAACTTTTCAATAAAGATCAGAAATTGGCCGATGAATACCACCAGCTCCTGAATGGCAAATGGAACCATATGATGGACCAAACCCATATCGGCTACACTAGCTGGCAGGAGCCCAGGAAGAACATTATTCCGAACACTCAAAGTGTAACTTTAAAGCAAGAAGCTGAAATGGGAATAGCCATTGAAGGCAAAAAGGAGACATATTCTCAAGGGTCACTTGCACTTCCAGCTTTTAGCAGCATCAATCCATTAAACAAATGGTATTTAGATATATTTAATCTTGGTAATAAACCTTTTCAATACACTATATCTACCGAACAACCCTGGATTAATATCTCCAGCAGTGAAGGAAAAATTCAACATCAACAACGAATTTGGATAAGCATAAACTGGGATCAGCTTAAGAAAAGTGGTTCAAATAATGGCTCCATCACCATTTCAGGCACAGATCAGCAGGTGGTTGTGAATATTGAGGCCTTGAAAATTGATGTCCCTACAGGAGTGGCCTATGTAGAAGAAAACGGAGTCATCTCCATTGAACCAAAAGATTACACCAAAGCGATAAATACAGAAGGTATTAGCTGGACAGAAATCCCTAATCTAGGTCGTACCTCCTCGGCTGTTAGTGCTATGCCGGTGACCAAAACAGTGGAAAAACCTGGCCAGAATAGCCCTCACCTTGAGTATGATATTTACCTTCTAGATAAGGGAGAACTAAATGTGACGGCCTACTTATCGCCTACATTACCATATCATAATAAAGGTCTTCGCCTGGCTATTTCCATAGATGATCAGGCCCCACAAATTTTAAATATGCACCAAGGTGAAAATGGATACACTTGGGGACAATCTGTGAGCAACAACATTAGAACTGTCAGCACTAAACTAATGGTAGAAAAGTCAGGAAAGCATACACTGAAGTACTGGTTGGTAGACCCTGGAGTGGTTCTGCAAAAGCTTTCAATGACCAGGTCCGAATCATCTGAAACGAATTATTTAGGTCCTACCGTAACCAAGAACCTTAAATGA
- a CDS encoding TRAP transporter small permease: protein MIKKVIDKVLANLLVALMVVMVLDVLWQIFSRYILVSPSSFTDELARYLLIWIGVLGAAYASGQGSHLAINLLSDKLNDKQQIRLKIIQNILIIIFALAAMIIGGGRLVYITYVLSQNSPALNIPLSLIYAVIPVSGLLILIYKVLEIISPKNITDGQ, encoded by the coding sequence ATGATTAAAAAAGTTATAGATAAAGTACTGGCTAACCTGCTGGTGGCCCTCATGGTGGTCATGGTGTTAGACGTACTATGGCAGATTTTTTCCAGGTATATTCTGGTTTCGCCAAGCTCATTTACTGACGAGCTGGCTCGATATCTTTTGATTTGGATTGGTGTACTTGGGGCTGCTTATGCTTCAGGTCAGGGTAGTCACCTGGCTATCAACTTACTGTCCGATAAGCTTAATGATAAACAGCAGATAAGGCTAAAGATCATACAGAACATTTTGATCATCATTTTTGCCTTGGCGGCCATGATTATTGGAGGAGGAAGATTAGTTTACATCACGTATGTACTGTCGCAAAATTCCCCTGCACTCAATATACCGCTATCCTTGATTTATGCAGTTATACCGGTGAGCGGATTGCTCATTCTTATTTATAAGGTATTAGAAATTATCTCTCCTAAAAATATTACCGATGGCCAGTGA